A region from the Triticum aestivum cultivar Chinese Spring chromosome 3D, IWGSC CS RefSeq v2.1, whole genome shotgun sequence genome encodes:
- the LOC123079400 gene encoding nodulation protein H, with protein sequence MEGVGREHDSSVALPVEDFVAAKDTTILSTKPTRRYPLASWVAILALATLVGVYIFSLSLKQNGMLFGLRQTNMIEKEREQPCHHPGVPETETPYVHFPTPNTYSRKECACTPVRFFAILSMQRSGSGWFETLLNSHENISSNGEIFSVKDRRSNVTAITQTLDKLYNLDWVSSAAKNECTAAVGLKWMLNQGLMKHHQEIAEYFNRRGVSLIFLLRRNLLQRHVSILANDYDRNTKQLNGTHKAHVHHRGQADVLAQYKPTIDTKSLIAELKRSDKLAADGLVGFKKIRSIVLYYEDVVSNHTKLTDVLDFLKLPNMKLSSRHVKIHTKRLRDHIDNWTDVSNTLNGTQYQSFLNG encoded by the exons ATGGAGGGGGTAGGGAGAGAGCACGATAGCTCCGTGGCGCTGCCCGTGGAGGATTTCGTCGCCGCCAAG GATACAACCATACTAAGCACAAAGCCTACAAGGAGATACCCCCTCGCGTCATGGGTTGCCATATTGGCCCTGGCCACCCTTGTGGGTGTATACATATTCTCCTTATCTCTCAAGCAAAATGGGATGCTGTTCGGGCTCAGGCAGACCAACATGATAGAGAAAGAAAGGGAGCAGCCTTGCCACCACCCCGGAGTTCCAGAGACCGAGACCCCTTACGTGCACTTCCCCACACCCAATACTTATAGTAG GAAAGAATGTGCGTGCACACCAGTTAGATTCTTTGCTATCTTGTCGATGCAGAGGTCGGGGAGTGGATGGTTTGAAACCTTGTTGAATAGCCACGAGAATATTAGCTCCAATGGGGAGATTTTCTCTGTCAAAGACAGGCGTAGCAATGTCACGGCCATCACACAAACACTGGATAAATTGTACAATCTGGACTGGGTCAGCAGTGCCGCTAAAAATGAGTGCACGGCTGCTGTGGGGTTGAAATGGATGCTCAATCAG GGTCTGATGAAACATCATCAAGAGATAGCTGAGTATTTCAACCGAAGGGGTGTGTCTTTAATTTTCCTTTTAAGAAGAAACCTTCTGCAGCGACATGTCTCTATATTGGCAAATGATTATGATAGAAATACGAAGCAACTAAATGGAACTCACAAAGCTCATGTGCATCACAGAGGCCAG GCTGATGTTCTTGCTCAGTATAAGCCAACAATAGACACAAAATCGTTGATTGCTGAACTGAAGAGGTCTGATAAGTTGGCAGCTGATGGTTTAGTGGGTTTCAAGAAGATCCGGAGTATTGTTCTGTACTATGAGGATGTGGTCAGCAATCACACT AAGCTCACAGATGTGCTGGATTTTCTGAAATTGCCAAATATGAAGCTATCCAGTCGGCATGTGAAAATCCATACTAAACGGTTGCGTGATCATATTGATAATTGGACTGATGTTTCTAATACTTTGAATGGGACTCAATACCAGAGCTTCTTGAATGGTTGA